CTCCCGCAGGCAGTACTTTCGAGGGCCGAAGTTGGCTGGGTGAGAGagctcctttttcttctcctcctcttccctgagGGTTTCCCTGCCAAAGTGCACAGATGGCAACCAAGCATTGGCGACTGAGTGGCAggcacagggcagtttctcagctGAGACAGCCCCACCATCCACCAGGGACACCTGGATCTCCTGCCTTCTAACCTGATCCTCACTGCCAAAGCCTATCCCTCTCTCCCTGCTGGCCCCTGAGGACAGGACTGCAGGAAGGCCTGCTGTTGTCCCCTCAGACCACAGGAGCAAGCCTACGCAGTGTGGTCAGCCTATCTGCTGCCACAGGTGGGGCCCACAGCGCTGACAATCAATCATAGGATAAAGGAGCCTGAAAAGACCTCTGTGTGgtttctcaaagacagacttCGTCGGCTTCCCTCCCTTTCTGTCTCCTCTCATTCATGGAAAGAAAGACCTGTCACCAGGAGCTCTGGGGCTAGATATCTACTAGCTCCAAGCTGAGATTCCCAGGAGAGAAGGGTTAGCTGCACAGGGCCACAAGTCAGCTGCATTTCAGCTTCCCGTCCCCTGCAAAAGGGAGAGAGGTACTTCTCAACACTGTACAGCCAAGGGAGATAAAGCTTACAGAGGTTTCGTGATCTGGTGAACAGCAACATCAGAAAGAACTGATTCTACAGCCCCAGCTCTTGTAGTGTCTGGAGTTCACTGTCAGAGAATCTTACCTCTCAACACCCTTCCCACACACCCCTTTCTTCCTCAAATTCTCTGGGCTGAGAAGTTTGCTCCTTCCAGGTCAAACCAAACAACTCACTCATTCTTCCCCAAGATTTTTCTGATGTGCTCCATGATCTCCTTATTGCTCTTGGTCTCCACATCCACCAGGACCTGCTCCCCAGAATCTGGAAACGGAAAGCACAGGGCAGAAGAGAAACAGAACTCACAGCACACTCAGCCTCAGAAAGTTGTAATTTGGGACTTGATTTTAGTGGCAGAAAcagtttaataataaaatagatatatttgtttacataatacataatactacccttcctttttccatttttctttagaCCCGAGCAAGCATAAGCTTTAGATATGTAAAAAAGCATGCTATTTTAatagaaagacattccatgtttatggatagaAAGACCCAATATTCTTAAGACGGCAATTCTCCCCAAACTGATGTACATAGATTCAatcaatccctatcaaaatcccaagaGGTGTTTTTGTAGAAACTTAGAAGGTAagcctaaaattcatatggaaatgcaaaggacccaaaagagccaaaacaattctgaaaaacgAGAAAATGGGAGAACGTTTACTTTCCAATTTCAAATTTACAATAAATTGAAATTACTATAATCGAGACAGCGTGGTACTAATATAAGAATatggctgggcgctgtggttcaagcctataattccagcactttggaaggctggggcgggcggatcatgaggtcaggagttcaagaccagcctgaccaacgtagtgaaaccctgtctctactaaaaacacaaaaaaaaatagcgggaggcaggagaattgcttgaacccaggaggtggaggttgcactgggcggagatcacaccactgcactccagcctgggtgacagtgcgagactctgtctcgaaaaaaaaaaaaagaatagacataCGCTGTAATGGAACAAAActgagtccagaaataaacccttatttATAAGGTCAAATGATTTTCAGCAAAGATACCAAGataattcaatgaagaaagataatctcttcaacaaatggcacTGGGACAACTGGCTATCTATAtgctaataagtgaatttagacTTTTACCCacaacattaaaattttaaaaagtaaaactccaggaggctgaggcaggagaatcgcttgaaccctggaggcagaggttgcagtgagctgagatcgtgccactgcactccagcctgggcaacagagccagactccacctcagaaaaaaaaattaaaactcaaaatggattcgGGACCTAAATGTAAGTGCTCAAACgtttataaaacttctagaagagaACACAGGAGAAAATTGTCATGACCTTACCTAGgcaaatatattttggagatgacattaaaaaacataatccataaaagaaaaaaaaaaactctataaattgaaaaatcaaaattaaaaacttttacagTTCAGAAGACACCATAACCCACAgtctgggagaaaatatgtgtatatctgataaaggacttatatccagaatatattaaaaaaaaatcttacaactcAGACAATCCAACTAATAAAATGGGCGAAATATCttaatgtattagttcattctctcacattgctataaagaaatgcctgagattGAGCagtttatagagaaaagaggcttcattggttcatggttctgcaggatgtacaggaagcacagcagcttctgcttctggggaggcctcaggaagcttccaatcatggcagaaggcaaagggggagcaagagtctcacatggtgggagcaggagcaagagagagaagggggaggtgccacacacttttaaacagccagatctcaagagaactcactatcacaaccACAGTACtaaaggggatggtgctaaaccattcatgagacaCCACCCCCATGGTGACCGGACCAGGCCCATCACACCCCACCTCAATATTGGGAATTAtaactgaacatgagatttgggtggggacacagatccaaaccacatcgCTGAATAAACATGtaactaaacatttttaaagggctAACAATAAGCACACGAAATGATGAGATCTCAGTTAGtcactaggaaaatgcaaattaaaaccacaacaagatatgCAAATAGCTAAAATTGTAAAAGCACAGACAATACCAAGTGCTACTGAGGATGCAGagtaactggaactctcatacgtTGCgagtagaaatgcaaaatattactGCACTTTAGCCAGTGAgttaagacaaaacaaaaaagattggaaaagaagtataactgtctttatttgcagatgacattattacAGTgcatgtagaaaatcctaaggaatctagaaaataaaaactactggAAAAAAGTGAATTTAGGATAGAACACACCTGCACTCAACCTCGGCAACAGtaagactccgtctttaaaaaaaattttttttaatgataaactgaattcatcaaaattaaaatttctgctcttcaaaagacaccactaagaaaatgaaaagcaggcCACAAACAGAGAAAACAGTCATGAGACATTATCTCCGACAAAGGAAATGCACCCCAGAACACATAACTTGATAAGAAAGTGGCCCCccgccgtttttttttttttttttttttgagacggagtctcgctctgtcacccaggctggagtgcagtggctggatctcagctcactgcaagctccgcctcccggctttacgccattctcctgcctcagcctcccgagtagctgggactacaggcgcccgccacctcgcccggctagttttttgtattttttagtagagacgggctttcaccgccaggatggtctcgatctcctgacctcatgatccgcccacctcggcctcccaaagtgctgggattacaggcttgagccaccgcgcccggccccgttttttttttttttaatggaaaaaagatTCAAACAGactctttacaaaataaatatctgaatgGTCAATAAGCGCAGGAAAAGAAACTtgggggaaatgcaaattaaaactccAATGAGATATACACCCAACGGAATGGCTAAACTTGAAAAGACAATTTGATGGGCAGAATAATGGTCCCCagagatgtccacatcctaacccCCAGAACCTTACACAGCAAAAGGGACTCTGCAGATGTGATTCAAGTTAAGGGCCTTGAGTTGGGGAGAGGATCCTGGATCATCCAACGGGCCCAGGTTAACCCCATGTGTCCTTACAACTGCAGCACCTGACCTGTGGTCAGAGGGAGGTGGAAGGATGGAGGGACGGCTGCATATGCAaggttgctggctttgaagatggtaGAATGAggccacaagccaaagaatgtGGACAGGCACTGGAGTCTAAGAAACGCAAGGACGTGGGTTCACCTCaagcctccagaaaggaaggcTCTGCTGACACTGATTCCAGCCCATGCTGGACTTCTAACCCACAGATCTGCAAGATCATACATTTGTGTGAAGCCACCAAGTTGGTGGTTAATTGTTACAGTAGCCCTGGGACATTAATACAACAATACTAGCGTGAGCGAGGATGTGCAGCTGCTGGAACTCCACCCTGTGACTGGAGTGCAACACGGCACAATTGCTTTGGAAAGGCAGTGCCTGAGAACCTTCAATACACAGCTGCTCTGTGACCCGGCAGTTGCACTCAGGTATATCCCCAGGAGGCCTGAATGCCTCTGTCCAGAGACCTGCGCAGCCT
This sequence is a window from Macaca fascicularis isolate 582-1 chromosome 2, T2T-MFA8v1.1. Protein-coding genes within it:
- the MRPS25 gene encoding small ribosomal subunit protein mS25 isoform X2 — encoded protein: MMFKNMTPSPFLRFYLDSGEQVLVDVETKSNKEIMEHIRKILGKNEETLREEEEKKKELSHPANFGPRKYCLRECICEVEGQVPCPSVVPLPKEMRGKYKAILKASAQD